In Schistocerca piceifrons isolate TAMUIC-IGC-003096 chromosome 9, iqSchPice1.1, whole genome shotgun sequence, the following proteins share a genomic window:
- the LOC124717340 gene encoding uncharacterized protein LOC124717340 isoform X1 has product MNGVYGDKPNVDNIPAKDGDVKMESPEKISQKRLMGGSDNEQHSGRFYKMLRVDAEGWSGRHCTVTPRHHNEAAAHADTSIVPVIKPNTVAEMVLMHQCCCGCTLRMCTIIIAILFVSLSFVQIGTSMYYLLTYQDIYDDVNRGELVIKTLLTEVLVYSAMQAICSVLLLYGAIKEKSGMVLPWIATEILVTIVMAVIGVIVYTGGFSDSAIAVVDLKVRVFVCIIIYVLFNLYSLVVVCSYYRTLREKPDTVKLIAYRGVN; this is encoded by the exons ATGAACGGCGTGTACGGTGACAAACCGAACG TCGATAATATTCCAGCAAAAGATGGAGACGTCAAGATGGAAAGCCCTGAGAAGATTTCACAGAAGCGATTGATGGGCGGCAGTGACAACGAGCAGCATAGCGGCAGGTTCTACAAAATGCTACGAGTGGATGCGGAGGGGTGGAGCGGGCGCCATTGTACAGTAACTCCCAGGCATCACAATGAGGCGGCAGCACATGCAGATACG AGCATCGTCCCAGTTATAAAACCAAACACTGTCGCTGAGATGGTTCTTATGCACCAATGCTGCTGTGGGTGCACCCTCAGAATGTGCACGATTATCATTGCCATCTTGTTTGTG AGTTTAAGCTTTGTGCAGATAGGAACATCAATGTACTATTTGCTCACCTATCAGGACATCTATGATGACGTGAATAGAGGAGAGTTGG TTATTAAGACACTCCTGACAGAAGTCCTTGTGTATTCCGCTATGCAGGCTATCTGTAGTGTACTTCTCCTTTATGGAGCAATTAAG GAAAAGTCTGGCATGGTTCTTCCGTGGATCGCTACGGAAATCCTGGTGACCATAGTAATGGCTGTAATAGGCGTTATCGTATACACTGGTGGTTTTTCGGATAGTGCAATCGCTGTTGTTGACCTTAAAGTACGAGTATTTGTTTGTATCATCATCTATGTGT TGTTCAACCTGTACTCTCTGGTAGTCGTGTGCAGCTACTACCGGACTCTCCGTGAGAAACCAGATACTGTCAAGCTGATAGCGTACAGAGGTGTGAACTGA
- the LOC124717340 gene encoding uncharacterized protein LOC124717340 isoform X2 has protein sequence MNGVYGDKPNAKDGDVKMESPEKISQKRLMGGSDNEQHSGRFYKMLRVDAEGWSGRHCTVTPRHHNEAAAHADTSIVPVIKPNTVAEMVLMHQCCCGCTLRMCTIIIAILFVSLSFVQIGTSMYYLLTYQDIYDDVNRGELVIKTLLTEVLVYSAMQAICSVLLLYGAIKEKSGMVLPWIATEILVTIVMAVIGVIVYTGGFSDSAIAVVDLKVRVFVCIIIYVLFNLYSLVVVCSYYRTLREKPDTVKLIAYRGVN, from the exons ATGAACGGCGTGTACGGTGACAAACCGAACG CAAAAGATGGAGACGTCAAGATGGAAAGCCCTGAGAAGATTTCACAGAAGCGATTGATGGGCGGCAGTGACAACGAGCAGCATAGCGGCAGGTTCTACAAAATGCTACGAGTGGATGCGGAGGGGTGGAGCGGGCGCCATTGTACAGTAACTCCCAGGCATCACAATGAGGCGGCAGCACATGCAGATACG AGCATCGTCCCAGTTATAAAACCAAACACTGTCGCTGAGATGGTTCTTATGCACCAATGCTGCTGTGGGTGCACCCTCAGAATGTGCACGATTATCATTGCCATCTTGTTTGTG AGTTTAAGCTTTGTGCAGATAGGAACATCAATGTACTATTTGCTCACCTATCAGGACATCTATGATGACGTGAATAGAGGAGAGTTGG TTATTAAGACACTCCTGACAGAAGTCCTTGTGTATTCCGCTATGCAGGCTATCTGTAGTGTACTTCTCCTTTATGGAGCAATTAAG GAAAAGTCTGGCATGGTTCTTCCGTGGATCGCTACGGAAATCCTGGTGACCATAGTAATGGCTGTAATAGGCGTTATCGTATACACTGGTGGTTTTTCGGATAGTGCAATCGCTGTTGTTGACCTTAAAGTACGAGTATTTGTTTGTATCATCATCTATGTGT TGTTCAACCTGTACTCTCTGGTAGTCGTGTGCAGCTACTACCGGACTCTCCGTGAGAAACCAGATACTGTCAAGCTGATAGCGTACAGAGGTGTGAACTGA